The Lonchura striata isolate bLonStr1 chromosome 11, bLonStr1.mat, whole genome shotgun sequence DNA segment AGACAATACAttattaaagaataaaaaagtgaaattttggTGAGTGGGCCAGAAACCCTAAGCAAACAATTTTTAAGGTACAATAATGATTGTAATTATGAAGAATATACTAAACTAGTCTTATTAGCTCCAATTAAAAATGTAGGTAAAACACTGACCCCTCAAAATActaaatttcccagtttcttaGTCTTGGGTAATAAATATTACCATAGGCATAGTAAGAACAGATATGGTAGCGTGCTGTATCATCAGAGGGCAGGTAACAACTGTGAAGATAACACTAAAAGCATTAGTTTGGGAAAGAGACAGGCAGGGCTATCTTCTGCTAGCTGCTAACTAAGACACCTTGCCCCTTAAATTCAGAGAAGCAGACCTGCTAAGCAGTGCAGGAAAGGAAGTATTGAAACCTTTCCTGAAAGATTTTCCTGTTTTGTCTCAGCCTGGAAGTACTGTCTAATGTAACTGCAGGGGAAGTGAGGTGGGGCTAAATCTTTGACACGACAGAGATCTTCCATGCCATTGTGAAATATATAAAATGGACACTTCGGATGCTACTGTATTCCCACTGTGAAACTGAAGATTAGAAAATCTCAGACCTCTAGTCCCATGTTCAACTTTGGACTCCTCACTTCAAGAAGGGcattgaggagctggagcatgtccagagaaaggcagtggacattctttctttctctgggGGAAGGGTCTGGCCACAAATCTGACAAGAAGCTGAAGGATCCAGGAGAAAAGGGGTGGCCTTATCACTCTCCACAACTCCCCAACAGGAGGCTGGAGCCAGAGGGGGTTGGCCTTTTCTCACAGGGAACAGGTGAAAGGACAAGAGGAcatggcctcaagctgcaccaggtgAAGTTCAGGTTGGACAACAGGACAaaatttctttacagaaagTGTGATCAGGCAGTGGAAGAAGCTGCCCACAGAGGTGGTAGAGTCTCAACCCCTGGATGCAGCACttagagctgtgctgcagctgccatgGCTGTGTTTGGTTGGTGAGACTTCTACTCCTGGCTTCAAGAATTAACTTTGAGCTGTATTGAGCTATTTGAGTTCCTAATTCCTGTTTGCAAGGGAATATCTAGGCTATAGAATACAGTGCCAGTTCTGGCTACCAAGTTAGCATGTGTATCACTCAAAAACAATGGAACAGTTTGACAGCTTGCCACATTGTGCTATTTGGGTGGATTTGACTCTAGAAATAATATCTTTATTGCACAGTAAACTAATTCCACACATTCTCTGTGCCCAATACAAATGGATGAAAGAACAtctaaataacaaaaataattttacttacATTGCTCtagattaattattttctagCTCTCAATCCACAGCTCTGATAAAAGCCTGCTTCTGGTATAAATCTGCATTCTGGAGGTAGCTTcaaggtttgggttttgttggtttttttaagcaGGTAAGGGAAGTGGTatgtgaaaacaaaaagcaatggTGACACAATTTTTCTTTAAGAAGTAATACTGAATAGTTTTGGCAGACAAACTGTGAGAATAAGAAGCAACATATTTGTGTGCTCAAATCAAGATGTGAAATTTTTCAAAAGGGTAACATTCAAGGTAGATAATTTATACCTtagcccaaaaaaaaaaaaaaaaaaagaaaaaaaaaggctattttTTCATCTTGGTCAAGTGTTTCACTAGTTGGTAAAAATAACCTGCTTATATAATAATTTACACAGGTACTACAGAAAGTCACCCTTGAGTGTTACATTCTCATTTTCTGTAAGTTAGAAACTTCCCTGAGAGATAAATTCCAGTTAGACATAAGTTTAGCACCACTAGCAGAGGTTAATTAAGtgaattttttatgtttttcttcccATATTCTTAGTGAACTTGAAGTCTAATTACACCCTTCTCCCTTTGTTTTTCAGTACAGCGAGTTCAGTCCCATACATCTCCTTTAGTCTATGTATTGTGCCCGTTTCTCTTTATCGAATTCCCTCGCGATCTTTAAGGCAGTGCTGTTGAGCGAAACCGATTGCATGTTACAGATAATGGTGACAATGACTCCTCTGGGGGGGACCACTGgccaagcagccacagcttcaggctccagctcttcaggcagAATGAGGAGGACACTGCTGGCCCCCACGGCGCCCCCGGTATGAGATGCGTAGtgcctctgctgcctgcagcagccataCTGCTGGTTCTTCTCTACCACAGCCCAAGCCATGGCGTATTTGCCATCCCTGTCCCACGACACTTCTGTTTTTGGCACTGGAGTCCACATCATTGCAACTGTGCTTGGCTTTAGGTACCCTGGAAGAAGTTTGCCATCCTTGTTTTTAAATTGTCCAGCTTGATAACTGTACAACAAGGCATTTCCAAATTTCAGGAGGTCACCTACCGATGACAGGAAGCCACCACCAGCCCACTTGTAAGAGTTGTCCACATATGGTGCATTTACCAGCCGTCCCTTTTTGTTGTAAATGTAACACCTAAAATTCAAGAAAATTCAACTTGTCATTCTTATGGATTATGCACAATGATTTTAAGCTGCTCTGCCTTAAAAGAGCAAATTAAGCATGTATTAGCTTGTTCTtgcaaacattttaaacatATATCGATTGCAGAAAAATCAACAAGTAATTTAGACAGGAAGACAAAAATTAAGGTGACTTAGGTTACAAGCCTAACTTCAATAAAAGTACTAATCCTTCTGCTTAATCTTAGGATATACTAAGAATAAAGACTCCACTCACCTCCCATATTCACACTTAGaacaagaaatatttatttcttattttgtaattttacaTGCTAATTACAGAACCTATACCATGGCATTAGAACCAGCTACCTGAGTAATGCTGAGGTAACATACAACACTTCATTCAAATGtctgggaaaagaaaactcacacaTTCTTAATTAAGCTATCTTAATTAAAATAGAAAGGGCAACAGTTGTTGTGGAAAAAATAGGAGTTCCGCCCCTGTTTACCTTGCTCTGTTATATATCATTGCTTCATTATCATCTAGGACAGTTGACAGCATATCCAAATCACGAAACATTTTCAGCATATAATCTGTAAATTTTTGTCCTGAAGCTCTCTCCACAACAGCACTTAAGAGAGTAAAGCCATATGTTGAGTACAAGAACTGACTACCTTGAAGAAAGtagtgagaaagagaaaaaacccacattaaTTGCATGATACTTAAATTGAATCATATGTGCAAATAAAACTATATACAGTAATTAATAATCAACCAATGTTAATCCTAGGGCTAGGAAATTCTGCACTGCAGCAGACACATCCTGCTAAGAGAACAGCACTAAAATCTTCCAGAGATCTCTATGTACAGCTGGGTTTCATGCCAAGATGTCAACACTAACATTTAACATCCTTTCCAGGAGATTTACCACATCAGGTCTAACAAGGATGTCTGGATTTGGAAAGCTGACACAAGCCATAAAGTTACTGCTTAAAAGATGATCAGCTACTGTGACTTGTGTGTTCAtaccctggagaagggaaaaatccaGCAGTACTCACATTTTTCAAGGGTATTCATCACTTTTAACACAGTGTTTCTAGTTCTACAATATCCCAAAAGAATATACAAACACCAGCATGTATATTATTTAAGACAATAGAATTTATTTACAAAagaatgtttcatttttaaaaaatctcatcCTTGTGCTAATGCTTTCTGTGAAACATTTACATATCAAGCAACTGCTGAAGTGCCTACAGTTGAGACAGATCTCTTGAAGTGGTTCCTAGAGCTCTCCAAAATGATGAGTGTTTAACTTCACCCTCTTTCTACCCCTCTCCCCTTAAATGCACATTATTTACTATTTATCAGCAATGCATATAATTTACCTTAACCtaacatttaaaatttacaCCTGAAGTTCCTCAAAGTCCTCTCTAGACCTAATTTAAATAATCCAAACAATAAATTACTtcagtaattctgtgattctatgggggtttttttacatgtttttaaGGTCTGATTTAGTACCTTAGTAaatgtttttgcttttgattcCTATTTAGAAGCCCCAGAACATGACTACAGCAAGTTGGTATTTGCTTACAAAATACTTTGTAGATACAAATTTGTTATCAGAATTATCTTCTGCTTCAGCATTTATAAATCCACTAACTGGTATGTTTCAGAACACTTACTGCATTATTTACTGCTCCTGGGAGAAAAGTTTTATACATAAATATTACATGACCAGACAGTTTGTGCAGAACAGACCAAATACTTCTCTGTTGAGCTTTTAATGAGGCAtatgaactaaaaaaaaaaaaaaaaaggaagagaagcagaacaaaccaaaacccccaCATAAACACTCTTCACTGGACTCTATTATCATCATTACATGTAAAACTATTTGAAACAAAACTCTCACCAGAAGAGCAAATTTTGGTCTACATTAATAGAAACTCACCTGGTTTAAAGAATAAAGGatcatttttaaatatcttcagTGATTCAATCACACTTTcaaatttttccttcaaataatACTCTTCCTGTTCAAACTCCTTGTTTCTGCCAGGCTTTGAATTTCGGTTCTTTGTCTCACTATCATGTTCTTTCTTCTGTTTAACATTGTCAGTGTTTTCAAGCCCTTTAccttcttttgctttttgttcttTATCCTGATGGGATTTTGCTAGCTTAAGTGCTctgtttgccttttccttttcttcttttacttttgTAATATCTTTTTCATAGTGACGAATCCCACTCAAGTGTGAAACTAACTGTCTTGTGGTAATAGTCACCTAGGTAGACAGAATAATGTGAGCTCTCTTCATTAAAAGACAAACAATAAACCACTGAAAAAGTAATATTCACCATGACAAAGAACAGACAAAGGTACAAGACATTTTAAATACCACATATTAAacacagtattaaaaaaaaagtatatatgTGGACACTACACACTTGATATAAAAGTGAAGATCCAAATATGCTTTTTTGAGCAGGAACCATCAGTACTTGTCTAAATGATTCTGAGTGTTTTGAAGGAATAGGTCAAGATCAGGCACCTGCACACAGATAGCTATGTAGTGACAGGAACAAAAACTAAAGAAAACTCTAAAGAATAAACAATTACATACCTTTTCACCCTCATAGACCTTTTCTGGAAATTCAGGGACATATTTCTGCACTGGAGCATCTAAATCCAGCTTCCCCTCTTCCCAGAGTTTAGCAACAGCCATCATTGTCAGACACTTGCTGATACTGGCGATGCGCATGACGGTCTCTGGCTTGCACACCACACGGTTCTCTACGTCAGCATAGCCCAAACCTGTAAGAAGATAAAAACACTCTGCTAAGTCCTTTGCACACAGACATGTTGAATTAATTATATGCAATTAATTAGATTTACTGgccctttaaaatatttttcctccagCTAAACTGGGATCCAAAGCATTGGACGATCCCGACTCCTGCTTCAATTCAGTCAATAGATTTTTACTGTAGAAGTAGCAGTTAATCAGAGCCCATTGGATGAGACAATGGCATCTCAAATTGCTGATTAAGACTATAACAAACATAATGATAAATGAGATTGAAGATTAAGCCAAAATTTATACCCATTAGGTCAAATATTCAGTATAGAAAACCCAAAAAGACCAAAATCTAGACTGTAAAATAACTGACCAGCAGTCATACACACTCCTTTTACTGTTCTGAATTAATGGCTGAAGCAGTATTTTATCAATTTGGAAACTCAGAGAGAAAATCACTCACGAATTCATACCACTTATCAAAACTGTAAGGTGTCAGAGAACTGAGGTGTTACGATGTTTTAACATCACTCAGCATGACTTCAATTAAAATACAACTTAACAGTCTCTGTAACAGTGTTTTCCTATGTAACCAAGCCACAAGTCTGGTAGCAAGAACTGGAATAAATAAGTCACGATCAAGATGCCAAACTAGGCTTCAGTTTGAGCTAGGTTTGAAGAAAGTGCAAATGATGTTGCAgcacaaaagcaagaaaatgcaGCAATGACATGTTTGCAGTACAAGAAAGGCCTGCAAGCAACACACCTCTGTCTATATAAAACTGTAGTCTAACAATGAACTGCTCAGGGGAAAACCTCAAACCTTGACAAAGtacaagaaataaaacagattaCATGCCTTTTACCCAAGACCCTTTCTTTTATATAGTTGCTACTAAAGTGCCTGGTGCCTGTTAATGCAGATTATTTCCCCCCTGTGAAAACACCTTCCAAACCTCACACCGTTCCCATCAGCAAGAAAATAGGTTCAGAACTGTGATCACAGAATATATGCAACTTACACCTGTTCCTACTTTGCTCCCCATGGAGAAGGGAGGAGGAGACCCAAACAATCCAGAATTAGTTGTTTTGAAACTCAGGAAAATGTTTCTGAGCACAGACACACATTTTGatgagttttttaaaaatatcaaatgCCTACATTAAAGAAGAAGTACTAACAGACTCTGCTTAGAACAGTTCTTTACCTCCTACAGAGAGTGCTAGCAGACCACTGTATAGCTTAATGCCCAGAGCACACTGAAATGTAATCTGAAAAATTAATGGAAGAAAGGTTCCCCAGTCTAACTGTTGAGACATACTAGCATATTCAGGAAGTTAACAAATTATCAATTCCTGGAAATAACTCAAGTTTACCAAGAAAGGTGTCATTTGATACTCCCTAAGCACCCATTTATGGCTACTGTCCAGAGATGGGACATCAAGTAGACAAAATCCCAGTCTGATTTCTACAAGATTAGCTTGTCTGAATTGTTCGTTTTTTAAATGTTCATCAGTTCTTGACAGCATGCACAGCTACTACTCCCATACCTTCTGACCAGACTTCTTTTCCGTCTACAGAAACTCCAACTAATATCCCAGGGATTCCTGCTTCATCCTGCAAAAAACAAAATGGACAGAAGACATTTAGAAGGATATTTAAGTTGAAAAGCACCTCCTCCCAAGACCTTGAACTGAAAAAGCTACAAAAACCCTACAAACAAACCTGCTTATTGTTGCCAAATTATAGTTGAAATTTTGTTATGTACCAGTTTGGTTGAACTGGTACAAACTGCTTTTGCAAAGCTGACATTCTAACTCAGCTATGGGGAAAACCATACCTAACAAGAATAACaaggtaatatttttgttttaataattcAATTAAATTACTGAACAGAACATGCAAAAGAGACAAAACATAACCATTAATATGCAACCAGCAAACAGCAACACCTACTGGCAGGCAAGACTTCAAAAAAAGCTTCAGCTGGATTTTCGAAGTCACTACAACGGGCTTTttaaacagaatcacagaatatcctgagttggaagggtcTCACAAGGATCTTAGGGGCCAATTcccggccctgcccagaacTCCAACAATGCCAGCCAGTGCCTGAGAGCGTGAGGCAAACCTTGAGCTTTGTCAGGCTTGCGAGCCGCGACCACTTACctgggagcctgttcagtgcctgaccaccctctgAGTAAAAAACCTTTCCTAATACCACCTAAACTTCTCCTGACACGATTTCCTGGTATTCCCCAGTGACAGAAACGCAGAGATCGGTGCCTGCCCCTGCGCTTCCCCTCATGAAGAAGCCCAGCCCGCAGCGGGGTCTTTCCTGCCGGCTGACCCAAGCGCCCGCGGACGGCTCTTGCCTCTCCTCCCCACAGCCTTTAAGGCCCTCCATGTTCTCAAGACACTCCATACCGTGCCACACTTCCGTCCACCCTTGTATCAAGCTGGCACAAGCGGCGCCAGCGCCGGCACCTCCAGCGGTGCCCCCGCTCCGCACCTTGATCCTTCGCACCAGgtccctgctcctctccacGGCCGCGCCGAAGCCGCGCGGGCTCGGCGGCTTCTCCTCCCGCCCGCTCTCAGCCTCGCCGCCCGCCGGCGCCGCCCGAACGCCCAGAGCCAGCCCCAGcgccagcccccagccccagggccgcgccccggccccgccgcccgctcTGCGGGGCGCCGGGAGCCGCGCGggggccgccgcccgccgcagGGCCCGCGCCAGCCCCGCCATGGCCGGGCGGACGTGGCGGCGCCGGGACACAGGCGCCGCCTCGCCGGGCCGAGCCCCGAGCGCATCGagcgggccgggcggcggcggggccgcggcggccggcgcggggcagcgcgggcagggccgggctcgCTCCGCCCGCGGCACCGCAGGAACGGCGGGGCTGGGAAACACCTCCGAGGCCAGCGTGTTATGATTGAGCACAAGAGGCCATCTGATCCgattaacagaatttatttaattcatttaatagagtatatgagagcaaagcaaaaagcagcgcTGCGGCGACAGAGGGGAGCAACCGCTCCGCCAAACTGCCGCCCTGTGATCCCCTAGTTCGCTCTTTTTATCTCCTTCCTTAGTTCACTCGTTTCTTCTGCGCAGTCGCATTCTGTTGctaggtggtcgttttctgcctccTGGTGGTCGTGGGATGAAGGCTGGTTGTCTTCCTCACAGGTGTCTTTTGATCTGGGGATTCTCAGTCTCAAGTATACGTGTTATCTTAGAAATGCGTGTTATCAGCAATGCAAAGCCTATTGCCTACTACCGCTGTAAAAGGTTAGGAATGCGTATTATCAGCAATTCACAGCCTGTTGCCTATTACCGCTGTAAAAACAAACTTATTTGAAACAAATTACTATCTGCAGCTACATCAAACAAAAAAGTCACCCTTCTCTTACAAGCGAGTCCAGCCCGTGCCCCGAGCGCCACCTTATCAACCGGACTGCAGCACCGAGTGCAGCGTCCACCCCTGAACACCTCCCGGGTCGGGACTCCCAACACCTTCCTGGTCAGCCTAGTCCAATTTTACTCTTTCAGTGATAAAATTCTTCCTAGTGCCCATCCTGAACGGccttaagactgtgtcctctcacCGTGTCACTTGTTGTGTGGAGACAAAGTCCGACCCCCAGCTGGGTACACCCTCCTGCTGTAGGGAGTTCTAGAGGGcaataaggtctccccagaatctccttttctccaggctaaacaaacgcccccagctccctcatctcatcagacttgtgctccagacctttCCCCATCTCCACTGTCCTTCTTAGGACCCActgcagcacctcagtgtcttcTTGTCTTGAAGGGCACAGAACTGGCACTTGAGAGGTGGCCTCACCAGCACCAAGTACAGGGGACTTAGAGCTGTTTCTTTAGTTAACCACCAAAAGCCATCAGCTGTGTCCACGTGCAGTCACAGGTGGCATTTGGCAAAATTAGTTAAATTCCTGTCAATCCTCCCCAAAGACTTattctttgaaaataaaggTCTTTGAAGCAGAGTCCCAGCAGGCTCAGCACCACTCATTCTTCCTCCTGATGGAGGTGAAGTTGTAACTCCTACCAGCACCAACGTGGCT contains these protein-coding regions:
- the LACTB gene encoding serine beta-lactamase-like protein LACTB, mitochondrial, which codes for MAGLARALRRAAAPARLPAPRRAGGGAGARPWGWGLALGLALGVRAAPAGGEAESGREEKPPSPRGFGAAVERSRDLVRRIKDEAGIPGILVGVSVDGKEVWSEGLGYADVENRVVCKPETVMRIASISKCLTMMAVAKLWEEGKLDLDAPVQKYVPEFPEKVYEGEKVTITTRQLVSHLSGIRHYEKDITKVKEEKEKANRALKLAKSHQDKEQKAKEGKGLENTDNVKQKKEHDSETKNRNSKPGRNKEFEQEEYYLKEKFESVIESLKIFKNDPLFFKPGSQFLYSTYGFTLLSAVVERASGQKFTDYMLKMFRDLDMLSTVLDDNEAMIYNRARCYIYNKKGRLVNAPYVDNSYKWAGGGFLSSVGDLLKFGNALLYSYQAGQFKNKDGKLLPGYLKPSTVAMMWTPVPKTEVSWDRDGKYAMAWAVVEKNQQYGCCRQQRHYASHTGGAVGASSVLLILPEELEPEAVAAWPVVPPRGVIVTIICNMQSVSLNSTALKIAREFDKEKRAQYID